A region of Mesorhizobium sp. M3A.F.Ca.ET.080.04.2.1 DNA encodes the following proteins:
- a CDS encoding TIGR02281 family clan AA aspartic protease, whose product MLRKLLILGVFTGTSASIPIIYQSNPQLVDSLLKSAVASRPAAPDAQPDLSLASAPDKPATLLPLGRKVVVSADARGHFTSQFRFNGRQIDGMIDTGATLVAINTSTARRIGISLNQSDFTQQVNTANGPIKAAVVTLERLQIGKISVDNVQAVVLDDRALQTNLIGMSFLQRLQKYQVENGELLLVQ is encoded by the coding sequence ATGCTACGCAAGCTTCTCATCCTTGGCGTGTTTACCGGGACTTCGGCATCGATCCCGATCATCTATCAATCGAATCCGCAACTGGTCGACAGCCTGCTCAAGTCGGCGGTCGCTTCCAGGCCGGCGGCGCCGGACGCCCAGCCGGACCTCAGTCTCGCCTCGGCCCCCGACAAGCCGGCAACGCTGTTGCCGCTTGGCCGCAAGGTCGTGGTCAGCGCCGACGCGCGCGGCCATTTCACCTCGCAGTTCAGGTTCAACGGCCGTCAGATCGACGGCATGATCGACACCGGCGCCACACTGGTCGCCATCAACACCTCGACCGCGCGCCGGATCGGCATCTCGCTCAACCAGTCGGATTTTACCCAGCAGGTGAATACGGCGAACGGCCCCATCAAGGCCGCGGTGGTCACCCTCGAACGCCTGCAGATCGGCAAGATATCCGTCGACAACGTCCAGGCTGTGGTGCTCGACGACCGCGCGCTGCAAACCAATCTGATCGGCATGAGCTTCCTGCAGAGGCTGCAGAAATATCAGGTCGAAAACGGCGAACTGCTGCTCGTGCAGTAG
- the deoA gene encoding thymidine phosphorylase: protein MLPQEIIRRKRDGHKLSATEIATFIEGVAAGTLSEGQIGAFAMAVFLQGMSREEAIALTIAMRDSGDVLDWSDLPGPVTDKHSTGGVGDNVSLMLAPIVAACGAYVPMISGRGLGHTGGTLDKMDAIPGYITQPDLARLHKTVLEAGCAIIGQTADLAPADRRLYAIRDVTGTVESVPLITASILSKKLAAGLGSLVLDVKVGNGAFMEKSRDAAALANSLVEVANGAGLKASALVTGMNEPLASAAGNAVEVRNAVDFLTGRFRDRRLEDVTLALAAEMLQSAGIVSSNQDGLRRAAETLAGGRAAAVFSRMVAALGGPADFVERSEKYLPKAPIERAAKAGENGFVTGIATRDIGLVVVALGGGRTRPDDKIDHAVGLTRLLPVGAEVRAGEALALIHARTEAEAENAAIAVRSAYTVGTSKPSAEKTVLRRILLR, encoded by the coding sequence ATGCTCCCGCAGGAAATCATCCGCCGCAAGCGCGACGGCCACAAACTCTCGGCGACGGAGATCGCGACCTTCATCGAGGGAGTTGCGGCGGGCACGCTCTCGGAGGGCCAGATCGGCGCCTTTGCGATGGCCGTGTTCCTGCAAGGCATGAGCCGTGAGGAAGCGATAGCGCTGACGATCGCCATGCGCGATTCCGGCGACGTGCTCGACTGGTCGGATTTGCCGGGGCCGGTCACCGACAAGCATTCGACCGGCGGGGTCGGAGACAATGTCTCGCTGATGCTGGCGCCGATCGTCGCTGCCTGCGGCGCCTATGTGCCGATGATCTCGGGCCGCGGGCTCGGCCACACCGGCGGCACGCTCGACAAGATGGATGCCATTCCCGGTTACATCACTCAGCCGGATTTGGCGCGCTTGCACAAAACCGTGCTGGAGGCCGGCTGCGCCATCATCGGCCAGACCGCCGATCTGGCGCCGGCCGACCGCCGGCTCTATGCGATCCGCGATGTGACGGGCACGGTGGAGTCGGTGCCGCTGATCACGGCTTCGATCCTGTCGAAGAAACTCGCCGCGGGGCTCGGTTCGCTGGTGCTCGACGTCAAGGTCGGCAACGGCGCCTTCATGGAGAAGTCGCGTGATGCGGCGGCATTGGCAAACAGCCTGGTCGAGGTCGCCAATGGCGCCGGGTTGAAAGCCTCGGCATTGGTCACCGGCATGAACGAGCCGCTGGCCTCGGCTGCCGGTAATGCGGTCGAAGTCCGGAACGCGGTCGACTTTCTCACCGGGCGGTTCCGCGACCGGCGGCTGGAGGACGTCACGCTGGCCCTGGCCGCCGAGATGCTGCAGTCGGCGGGTATCGTTTCGTCCAACCAGGACGGGCTCAGGCGGGCCGCCGAGACGCTTGCGGGCGGCCGCGCGGCGGCCGTGTTCTCGCGCATGGTTGCGGCGCTGGGCGGACCGGCCGATTTCGTCGAGCGTTCGGAGAAATACCTGCCCAAAGCGCCGATCGAACGGGCGGCAAAGGCGGGCGAGAACGGCTTCGTCACCGGCATCGCGACGCGCGACATTGGGCTTGTTGTCGTGGCGCTGGGCGGCGGACGCACGCGTCCGGACGACAAGATCGATCACGCCGTCGGCCTGACCAGGCTCTTGCCGGTCGGCGCGGAGGTGCGGGCGGGCGAGGCGCTGGCGCTGATCCATGCGCGAACCGAGGCGGAAGCGGAGAATGCGGCGATCGCGGTGCGTTCAGCCTACACGGTCGGAACGTCGAAGCCGTCGGCTGAAAAGACCGTGCTCAGGCGAATCCTGCTGCGCTGA
- the cdd gene encoding cytidine deaminase, whose amino-acid sequence MSHDLFKAAKAAMTKAYAPYSKFPVGAALRTEDGRVFTGANVEVASYPEGWCAETTALAHYVMGGGGKITEIAVIAKRMAKCSPCGGCRQRLAEFCRPDTKLYLCDNGGVVETVTMGDMLPFGFKGDTLI is encoded by the coding sequence ATGTCGCATGATCTGTTCAAGGCGGCGAAGGCGGCGATGACGAAGGCCTATGCGCCCTATTCGAAATTTCCGGTCGGAGCGGCGCTGCGCACCGAGGACGGGCGCGTCTTCACCGGCGCCAATGTGGAGGTGGCGTCCTATCCCGAAGGCTGGTGCGCCGAGACCACGGCGCTTGCCCATTATGTGATGGGCGGCGGCGGCAAGATCACCGAGATCGCCGTCATCGCGAAACGCATGGCCAAATGCTCGCCCTGCGGCGGCTGTCGGCAAAGGCTGGCGGAGTTCTGCCGGCCGGACACGAAACTCTATCTCTGCGACAATGGCGGCGTCGTCGAGACAGTGACCATGGGCGACATGCTGCCTTTCGGCTTCAAGGGCGACACATTGATATGA
- the ubiE gene encoding bifunctional demethylmenaquinone methyltransferase/2-methoxy-6-polyprenyl-1,4-benzoquinol methylase UbiE, translating into MSVERTTAAGGMETSYGFRKVGAGDKQSLVNDVFHKVANRYDLMNDLMSGGLHRLWKDAMVAWLHPPKRSGWKVLDVAGGTGDIAFRIVEASDRLAHATVLDINGSMLEVGRDRAAKKGLSDNTDFVEANAEALPFGDNTFDAYTIAFGIRNVPRIDVALGEAFRVLKRGGRLLCLEFSEVEMPLLDKVYEAWSFNAIPVIGKAVTGDGEPYSYLVESIRKFPNQVNFASMITRAGFDRVTFRNYSGGIAALHSGWKL; encoded by the coding sequence ATGTCAGTTGAGAGAACCACGGCCGCGGGCGGCATGGAAACCTCCTATGGTTTCAGAAAGGTGGGCGCGGGCGACAAGCAGTCGCTCGTCAACGACGTGTTCCACAAGGTGGCCAATCGATATGACCTGATGAACGATCTGATGTCCGGCGGGTTGCATCGGCTTTGGAAGGACGCGATGGTCGCGTGGCTCCATCCGCCGAAACGGTCGGGCTGGAAAGTGCTCGATGTCGCAGGCGGCACGGGCGACATCGCCTTCCGCATCGTCGAGGCGAGCGACCGCCTGGCGCATGCGACCGTGCTCGACATCAACGGCTCGATGCTCGAAGTCGGCCGCGATCGGGCGGCAAAGAAGGGTCTGTCCGACAACACCGATTTTGTCGAGGCCAATGCCGAGGCGCTGCCCTTCGGGGACAACACGTTCGACGCCTACACCATCGCGTTCGGCATCCGCAACGTGCCGCGCATCGATGTGGCGCTCGGCGAGGCGTTTCGCGTGCTGAAGCGCGGCGGGCGACTGCTGTGCCTCGAATTCTCAGAGGTCGAGATGCCGCTGCTCGACAAGGTCTACGAAGCCTGGTCGTTCAATGCGATCCCCGTGATCGGCAAGGCGGTGACCGGCGACGGCGAACCTTATTCCTACCTGGTCGAATCGATCCGCAAATTCCCCAACCAGGTGAATTTTGCTTCCATGATCACCCGCGCTGGCTTCGACCGCGTGACTTTCCGCAACTATTCGGGCGGCATCGCAGCACTTCATTCGGGCTGGAAGCTTTGA
- the upp gene encoding uracil phosphoribosyltransferase gives MQGVTVVDHPLVQHKLSIMRKKETSTAGFRRLLREISLLLGYEVTRKLELTTTTIETPIEEMEAPVLEGKKLVFASVLRAGNGLLEGLLDLVPAARVAHIGLYRDHETLEAVEYFFKAPSDLADRLVIVVDPMLATANSAIAAIDKLKGRGATNIRFLCLLAAPEGIERFTKAHPDVPIFTASIDRQLNEKGYIMPGLGDAGDRMYGTK, from the coding sequence ATGCAGGGCGTCACCGTCGTCGACCATCCCCTTGTCCAGCACAAGCTCAGCATCATGCGCAAGAAGGAGACGTCGACGGCCGGCTTCCGGCGGCTGTTGCGCGAGATCTCGTTGCTCCTGGGTTATGAGGTGACCCGCAAACTCGAGCTGACCACCACCACGATCGAGACGCCGATCGAGGAGATGGAAGCGCCGGTGCTGGAGGGCAAGAAGCTGGTCTTCGCCTCCGTGCTTCGCGCCGGCAATGGCCTGCTCGAAGGCCTGCTCGACCTGGTTCCCGCGGCGCGCGTCGCCCATATCGGCCTCTACCGCGACCACGAGACGCTCGAAGCGGTCGAATACTTCTTCAAGGCGCCGAGCGACCTGGCCGACCGGCTCGTGATCGTCGTCGACCCGATGCTGGCCACCGCCAATTCTGCGATCGCGGCGATCGACAAGCTGAAGGGCCGCGGCGCGACCAATATCCGTTTCCTCTGCCTGCTTGCAGCACCTGAAGGAATCGAGCGCTTCACCAAGGCGCATCCGGATGTCCCGATCTTCACGGCTTCGATCGACCGCCAATTGAACGAAAAGGGCTACATCATGCCCGGCCTCGGCGACGCTGGCGACCGCATGTACGGGACCAAGTGA
- a CDS encoding purine-nucleoside phosphorylase: MKEALDHLVEKLDGLAPATALVLGSGLGGLVDQVEDARRISYADLPGFPRSGVSGHAGEVVAGHFAGTPVLMLSGRAHYYEHGNAAAMRPALEVLAGLGISHLILTNAAGSLDPGMGPGSVMLITDHINFSGSNPLIGEPSDRRFVGLTGAYDAGLRKAVETAAEATGTALHQGVYMWFSGPCFETPAEIRMARIMGANAVGMSTVPEVILARFLGLKVAACSVITNLAAGMTGAELSHQETKDMAPVGGARLATILRRVFENGLAES, encoded by the coding sequence ATGAAGGAAGCGCTGGATCATCTGGTCGAGAAACTGGACGGGCTGGCGCCGGCCACGGCCCTTGTGCTGGGCTCCGGCCTTGGCGGCCTGGTCGACCAGGTCGAGGACGCCCGCCGCATTTCCTATGCCGATCTGCCGGGCTTCCCGCGCAGCGGGGTCTCAGGCCACGCCGGCGAGGTGGTGGCAGGGCATTTCGCCGGGACCCCGGTGCTGATGCTGTCCGGCCGCGCGCATTATTACGAGCACGGCAATGCCGCGGCGATGCGCCCGGCGCTGGAGGTGCTTGCCGGTCTCGGCATCTCGCATCTCATCCTCACCAACGCCGCCGGCTCGCTTGATCCGGGGATGGGTCCGGGATCGGTGATGCTGATCACCGATCACATCAATTTCTCCGGCTCCAACCCCTTGATCGGGGAGCCGAGCGACCGCCGTTTCGTCGGCCTCACCGGGGCTTACGATGCCGGGCTGCGCAAGGCGGTCGAGACGGCGGCCGAAGCGACCGGCACGGCGCTGCATCAAGGCGTCTACATGTGGTTCTCGGGACCCTGCTTCGAGACGCCGGCCGAGATCCGCATGGCGCGCATCATGGGCGCCAACGCCGTCGGCATGTCGACCGTGCCGGAAGTGATCCTCGCGCGCTTTCTCGGCCTCAAGGTCGCCGCCTGTTCGGTCATCACCAACCTGGCGGCAGGCATGACCGGGGCGGAACTCTCGCATCAGGAAACCAAGGACATGGCGCCGGTCGGCGGCGCGCGGCTGGCGACGATCCTGCGGCGCGTCTTCGAAAACGGCCTGGCCGAAAGCTGA
- a CDS encoding ABC transporter permease — MDTFNAIIQVLDSTIRLSVPLLLACLAGLYSERAGIFDIGLEGKMLVGAFAGAAAASVFHSAWIGLAMAILIAIAFALVHGFASITHRGNQIVSGVAINFVAAGSTIILGQAWFEQGGRTPALQPGERFEAIIWPGADAVRGVPILGPIYSELISGHSILVYFAFAMVPFTWWVLFRTRFGLRMRAVGENPAAVDTAGISVAWLRYRALICTGVLTGVAGAYLSMVQNGGFVKDMTAGKGYIALAALIFAKWKPVNAMFACLLFGFLDALSIRLQGTPLPIIGKVPVQFMQALPYVLTVILLAGFIGKAIPPRAGGVPYVKER; from the coding sequence ATGGACACTTTCAACGCCATCATCCAGGTGCTGGACTCGACCATCCGCCTCTCGGTGCCGCTGCTGCTCGCCTGCCTCGCCGGCCTCTATTCGGAGCGGGCCGGCATCTTCGACATCGGCCTCGAAGGCAAGATGCTGGTCGGCGCCTTTGCCGGCGCGGCCGCGGCGTCGGTCTTCCATTCCGCCTGGATCGGCCTTGCCATGGCCATCCTGATCGCAATCGCCTTCGCGCTGGTGCACGGCTTTGCCTCGATCACCCATCGCGGCAACCAGATCGTGTCCGGCGTGGCGATCAACTTCGTCGCCGCCGGCTCGACCATCATCCTCGGCCAGGCCTGGTTCGAGCAGGGCGGACGCACACCGGCGCTGCAGCCCGGCGAGCGGTTCGAGGCGATCATCTGGCCGGGCGCCGACGCGGTCAGGGGGGTGCCGATCCTCGGGCCGATCTATTCCGAGCTGATCTCCGGCCATTCGATCCTGGTCTACTTCGCCTTCGCCATGGTGCCGTTCACCTGGTGGGTGCTGTTCCGCACCCGCTTCGGGCTGCGCATGCGCGCGGTCGGCGAGAACCCGGCCGCCGTCGACACCGCCGGCATCTCGGTCGCCTGGCTGCGCTACCGCGCGCTGATCTGCACCGGCGTGCTTACCGGCGTTGCCGGCGCCTATCTCTCCATGGTGCAGAACGGCGGCTTCGTGAAGGACATGACCGCAGGCAAGGGCTACATCGCGCTGGCGGCGCTGATCTTCGCCAAGTGGAAGCCGGTCAACGCCATGTTCGCCTGCCTGCTGTTCGGCTTCCTCGACGCGCTGTCGATCCGCCTGCAGGGCACGCCGCTGCCGATCATCGGCAAGGTGCCGGTGCAGTTCATGCAGGCGCTGCCCTATGTGCTCACCGTCATCCTGCTCGCCGGGTTCATCGGCAAGGCGATCCCGCCGCGCGCCGGCGGTGTGCCTTACGTCAAGGAACGTTGA
- a CDS encoding ABC transporter permease has product MSTPYAKLPAWADYGLIPLINLSVAFVVAGFVVMLVGENPFRAAVILVEGAFGRGSGIAFTLFYATTFIFSGLSVAVAVHCGLFNIGGEGQGYIAGLGIGIVCLAFDSILPWWLTFPLAIIASAGMGALWALIPAYLQAKRGSHIVITTIMFNFIAASVMVYALVDVLKPAGSMAPQTRNFLPGAELPKLNWILELFGAKIRSAPLNVCFLLALAMAFLVWLLIWRTRLGYEMRTYGHSPKAARYAGISETRIILIAMVLSGALAGMMALNPVMGDQHNVALDFVSGAGFVGIAVALMGRSHPVGIVLAAILFGMLYQGGAELAFEMPAISRDMIVIIQGLVILFAGALEHMFRPYIQALFASFSPKSVGMQAVKGKGA; this is encoded by the coding sequence ATGAGCACGCCTTACGCCAAGCTGCCGGCCTGGGCCGATTACGGGCTGATCCCGCTGATCAACCTGTCGGTCGCCTTCGTCGTCGCCGGCTTCGTCGTCATGCTGGTCGGCGAGAACCCGTTCCGCGCCGCCGTCATCCTGGTCGAAGGCGCCTTCGGCAGGGGATCCGGCATCGCCTTCACGCTGTTCTACGCCACCACCTTCATCTTCAGCGGGCTGTCGGTGGCGGTCGCCGTCCATTGCGGGCTGTTCAACATCGGCGGCGAGGGGCAGGGCTACATAGCCGGCCTCGGCATCGGCATCGTCTGCCTCGCCTTCGACAGCATCCTGCCGTGGTGGCTGACCTTCCCGCTGGCGATCATCGCCTCGGCCGGCATGGGTGCGCTATGGGCGCTGATCCCGGCCTATCTGCAGGCCAAGCGCGGCTCGCATATCGTCATCACCACCATCATGTTCAACTTCATCGCCGCCAGCGTCATGGTCTATGCGCTGGTCGACGTCCTGAAGCCGGCCGGCTCGATGGCGCCGCAGACGCGCAACTTCCTGCCCGGCGCGGAGCTGCCGAAGCTCAACTGGATCCTCGAGCTGTTTGGCGCCAAGATCCGCTCGGCGCCGCTCAACGTCTGCTTCCTGCTGGCGCTGGCGATGGCCTTCCTGGTCTGGCTGCTGATCTGGCGCACCCGGCTCGGCTACGAGATGCGCACCTATGGCCACAGCCCGAAGGCGGCGCGCTATGCCGGCATTTCGGAAACCCGCATCATCCTCATCGCCATGGTGCTCTCCGGCGCGCTGGCCGGCATGATGGCGCTCAACCCGGTGATGGGCGACCAGCACAATGTCGCGCTCGACTTCGTCTCCGGCGCCGGCTTCGTCGGCATCGCGGTGGCGCTGATGGGGCGCTCGCATCCGGTCGGCATCGTGCTGGCGGCGATCCTGTTCGGCATGCTCTACCAGGGCGGCGCCGAGCTCGCCTTCGAGATGCCGGCGATCAGCCGCGACATGATCGTCATCATCCAAGGCTTGGTGATCCTGTTCGCCGGCGCGCTGGAGCACATGTTCAGGCCATACATCCAGGCGCTGTTCGCCTCCTTCAGCCCGAAATCGGTCGGCATGCAGGCGGTCAAGGGCAAGGGGGCCTGA
- a CDS encoding adenosine deaminase, whose product MVLKAELHCHIEGAAAPELVVAQARKYGKDPSAYIQNGSFVWHDFTSFLEAYDFASDLFRSEEDYARLTDHYLTSLARDGAIYSEVFTSPDHAVKAGLSPKAYTDALGEGMVRAKARTGIEGRMIVTGVRHVGVEAIEQAARFAARCGHPLVTGFGVAGDERIGDFEDYVRAFEIAREAGLGITIHAGELMGWESVAAALDHIRPSRIGHGVRAIENPDLVRRIADQGVVLECCPGSNIALKVFGSFAEHPFPALRAAGCKVTLNSDDPPYFWTSLKREYDLAAEHFAMDDKALAAVTRTAIEAAFVDRKTKAALLSRLDAKGR is encoded by the coding sequence ATGGTCTTGAAAGCGGAATTGCACTGCCACATCGAAGGGGCGGCGGCGCCCGAGCTCGTCGTCGCCCAAGCCCGCAAATACGGCAAGGATCCTTCAGCCTACATCCAGAACGGCTCCTTCGTCTGGCACGATTTCACCTCTTTTCTCGAGGCCTACGACTTTGCCTCAGACCTGTTCCGCAGCGAGGAGGACTACGCCCGTCTGACCGACCACTATCTGACCAGCCTCGCCCGCGACGGCGCCATTTATTCCGAGGTCTTCACCTCGCCGGATCATGCCGTCAAGGCCGGCCTGTCGCCCAAGGCCTATACCGACGCGCTTGGCGAAGGCATGGTCCGGGCCAAGGCCAGGACCGGTATAGAAGGCCGCATGATCGTCACCGGCGTGCGCCATGTCGGCGTCGAGGCAATCGAGCAGGCGGCGCGCTTCGCGGCGCGCTGCGGCCATCCGCTGGTCACAGGCTTCGGCGTTGCCGGCGACGAGCGGATCGGCGATTTCGAGGACTATGTCCGCGCCTTCGAGATTGCGCGCGAGGCAGGGCTGGGCATTACCATCCATGCCGGCGAGCTGATGGGCTGGGAAAGTGTGGCCGCCGCGCTCGACCATATCCGCCCCTCCCGTATCGGCCATGGCGTGCGCGCCATCGAAAACCCCGACCTCGTCCGCCGCATCGCCGATCAGGGCGTGGTGCTGGAATGCTGCCCCGGCTCCAACATCGCGCTCAAGGTGTTCGGAAGCTTCGCCGAGCACCCCTTCCCGGCATTGCGCGCGGCCGGCTGCAAGGTGACCCTCAATTCCGACGACCCGCCCTATTTCTGGACCTCGCTGAAACGCGAATACGATCTCGCCGCCGAGCATTTCGCGATGGATGACAAGGCGCTTGCCGCTGTAACCAGAACGGCGATCGAGGCGGCCTTCGTCGACCGCAAGACCAAGGCGGCGCTGCTGAGCCGGCTCGACGCGAAGGGCCGGTGA